CATGCGGATGTGATTGTGATCAACAAAGCCGATATGGTGTCCGAAACGGAGCTCAACCAGGTCAAGGAGAGAATCCAATCAATCAATGGCCTAGCCAAGATCCATGTGACTGAGAGGAGTGTAGTCCCCCAGCTAGAGGGATTCCTGCTCGATTTACACGCATATGACCAGTTCAATGAATCAGATGCTAGCGCCAAGGGACACAGTCATCTTGACCCTGTAAGTTTCCGGCCGAGGAGTCATAATATGCAAGAAATCAGGCCGCTAACCGTCTAGACCATCTCAACCGTCACTATTCCTGTCGGTCGCCTCGAACCGGAACAGCTGGACACTGTTGACCGCTGGCTACGATCAGTTCTGTGGGACAGCAAACTGCCCGAAGCGGAAGGGGAGGGCGATTTCGAAATTCACCGCTCAAAGGGACGTCTTGTGTTTGCTAATGGAGACATCAAGATGCTGCAGGGGGTGAGGGAAGTTTTTGAGATAAATGACGGGCCATCGGGAGACGAGACACCAAAGGAGGGTAAGATCATTCTGATTGGAAGAAATGTTGCAGGCGTTGGATTTGAAGACAGTTTCAAAAAAGTCATCAAATGATGTATAAAACACACAAATACACTACATAGGCAGGCTATTGCATGAGAGAATCAGCCCATCATTAGAGCGAATAGTGAAGCTGATATCACAGTTGTGCCTTTGTTTATGGTATGGAGTTTGATCTTTTTGCGATGGGGGCACCAAACATACATTGATTTAAAGAGTAGATTATATTCTGAGTCGTCTGTGGTACATAAAATCTCTAGTGTTTGTTCACGTTTACGTATCCGTAGGTAGTTTGTGCATTTTAAACATTTTGGTGTTTGCCATGATGTCGGGGTGTACCCACTTATTCCCGCTCACGGATCATCATCCATCCACCTTGCCAAAGTACCGGCCAGCCTTCTCCAACACAGCAACAGAACAAGGCCAGGCTCAGCCCTGAAAGCAACCGATCGCATCGACAAACATCCTTACCTTTTTGTCTCTCTCAGCACAAAAAGGCATCGACGTCGCACCGGCCGAATAACTTTGCTACGAAATATCCATTTTGCAACATCGTACCGCGCTTCACCTTAGCTTAGTCGCTCGCGACAAACCTCTACTATGAATAGGCCAGGTAGGACGCACCCCCACGACCTTATTCTTCCAGCAGCCTTCAGACCCCGCGCTGCAAGCGAAATCTCCCAATCTTTGTCACCCTCCATGCTTCCGAGATATTACTGTACCGAGAGAAACATGTGCGCCAGCGTACGCATTCGCGAGCTCTACGACTCCCTTGACGACCTTCAACCCCTCCGCCGACCTCAATGACCCTGTTTATGTGCCGTCAGGGTTGCCTCAATGGACCCGAAGGCGGACCAGGATCAGATCGGGGGATATCGAAGATGTTGCCATAACAAAAGCAGAACAGTCAGGCAAGCATTGTCAGAATAAACGCTGACCATGTCGTCGAATCGCAGGGGCAGTGCCACAGACACTCCGCGGGATGCCTGGTGGATTTGGAGGTCAacaacaacctcaacagcCAGGACGAGCAGGAACGAATCGATTGCCGAACGGAAAACTAGGTACGCTGTACCGAGATGATTGCGATTTATGCGCTGTGCTGTGTTGGCTGGGTTGCATCAACGACGGGCTTAGGCTAATATTGGCGAACAAATATAGGAAACAACAATTCTGGTTGGGCTTTCGGAGGGGTTCCAATGGCAGGAGCAGGTCCCCAGAATGCGGGACGTCAACTCGGCGGGAACGTGAGCTTTGCGCAAAGTTTGACAGGCTCCCAACCGTCAACATCTCTTGACTTATCGTACGTATATGTATCTGACCGTGATTCATGACGGAGGAGCCAAGACACTCCTTCGGGCATTGAATTGTTTCAGATGCCGAGCCCTTGGTAAGACGCGCTTGCTGACGCTGCCCAGCGAATTCCCATCATTATCGAACAACGCCCAAATGTCCAACGCCAACCAGTCATCTATGTGGTCGACTGCTGGATCGCGAAACTTGGGCGGGCCCATCCAACGAAACCAAGCTACTCCCCAGCAAGGCGGCCAGGATGACATGTTCAGTCCCACCTCATCAAGAGTGCCAGGCGGATTCAGGTTCGGTAACCAAGGCAACATTGGACAACAACCTCAACCCAGCAGCGTTGACGACTTCCCACCACTCAACCAAACCTCGAATGGCGAGCTGGGATCAGATAGGACGGCGAGCCTTATGTCTTCTCTAGGTTTTGGATCTCAAGCCGGCCCTGGGCCTTCAACAAGCAATAGGGGGAATGGTCTTTTGAATGCATTGTCGGCTAACAGTCGGGCCAATGAAGTGAGGTCACCGCCTGGTATTGGAGCTCCTGGTATGTTCATCGCAATATTGCCTCGAAATACGAAATTACTAACTCGTCCAGGCTCGTCAAGGCCACAAGATGGTAAACCTCCTGGTTTAGAAGAAGACCCTCGGCAAAAGTCGGCTAGAGAGGACGGTCCTACTGATGCTGCTTCTCCTGCTGCAGCATTCAACAACAATCCTACATCTCTGAAGGCGAAAGACGGTCAAGAACCCCATGGCTCCGAGATCATTGACCCTCTGGCTGGTATGCCTGCAGTGGACAAGTGGGGGATCAAGGGCTTGCAGACGTTAATGCATAACTACCCCGACTACCACGCCATGGTCGTCGGTATGGACCCTTCTTCGTTGGGACTTGACATAAGTTCTCCAGAGTAAGTGTTCTGACTTGAGGCTGTAAACTTGAACTAAAATGTTTACAGGTTGTTTTCTACACAAAACTACTCTCTTTTCGACGACTCACCTCCCCGGGTACCGCTTGCTAATGGCAAATTTCGATTGCCGGATTGTTACAATGTGACAAATGTGCAAACCATCGACAGCAAAATTGCCAGCTTCAACGAAGAGACTCTATTTTGGATCTTTTACAGTTGCACAGCGGATATAAAGCAGCAAATGGCCGCGGTCGAGCTGTAAGAAGTACCAGATCCAGCCTAATGTATCATTTACTGATTCTGTTCTAGACATTCGAGAAACTGGAGATGGCACAGAAAAATGGAAATCTGGCTGACCAAAGATGAGCACATGACACCCCAAATACTGAGCCCTAACCACGAGCGAGGTTTCTACATAGTCTGGGACCCGAACAACTGGCGAAAGGATCGTGTAAGTTGGCTCGCTGGATTTGTCTCATGATAGGAACTAACAAATGAACAGAAAGAGTTCACGCTGCACTATGGCGACCTAGATACAACATTGACCCAGGCGTAAGTCGGACCATGAAGGGGTCAGCTGCTGCCCTGTCTGGAGACAATTTCTTTAGGTGAAGGGGCATGGTGATTGATACGTATGAAACGTATGGATGGGCATTACGGCATCAAGACAGGGCAACGGCTTCTGTTTCTCGTGGGGATGGGATCGGACCTGGTTATGAATGAACGCTCTTCCATTACTGAGGGCTGGCTTATCGCCTGGATATAGGACTGTCGTGTCAATGAACGATGCTTTTCAGTTCTGCGCAAAACATTTCTGTGCATTATGAAGAAACCCGTGTTAATGTGATTCCGATGAACAGTCAAGCTCGATTTGTACAGAATATAGTTAACTTTGTAACGCTGGCCGTTTTTCTTCAAGTTAAAGATGTATGGGCGTCGTCAGAGCGATTAGCCGAGGATTTCCCATGTTTGATTTCCAAGGTAGCAATCGGCGAAgcttagtaccttagtacctagaaTCCATCGCCTCGCCCCATCCGTGGTGGGTATTGGCGTAAGTATCGCCTATTACGTGCACCTGGCCCACGATCCAAGCTCTCTATCTGACCAAGCTCTTCAACATACAACTGAACATAATACTTTACCCATCGTTATTTCGGCTCGATCCTTGGGTGATCGCCTCCCTCGACTGATTTTCTTGTCATAATCTGCAGCGAATAGTTCTCCCATCTCGTGCGCGGTACCATCATGTCGGACGATCAAATCTCGCTGCCATATCTACTGGCCATCCTGGCCATCTCGGGCCTGGTGATAAGATACATGTTCTTTGCGGCACCGTCGCCGCCTCGGCCTGCGCGATCCCCCGAGGCATTCCTCCGATCGAGAGAAATTGCAGTTGAGAGAATACAGCAGATGTTTCCGCAGGCCGATAGGCGAAGCATTCTCTGGGATCTGCAGCGCAATGGTGGAAACATCCAGACCACGACAGAGCGCATACTATCAGGCCGACTGGACACGGTATGCCTCTGCTTTCATGTTTAGAAAAAGACCTTTCGCTGATGATATTGCCAAATGTTTAGCCCCCGGTTACCTTCCAACCCCCACCACCTCCAGGCCAGGCCGCAACTGAGAAGCCAGCTCAGCCGGACCTCATCACGCGATACAACCTCAAGAGCAAGCTAGATAGCGTATCGCAGGAAGACCAGGATACAAAAGGGAAGGGTTGGAGCTCGAACAAAGATGAGCGCCAGGCTTCGTTGCAGCGCAGAAGGGACGAGATGATTCTTGCTGCACGAAGGAAGATGGAGGCCAAACTCGCGGCCGAAAAGTCGGCCCAGGGAAATTGATAGGATTAGGTGTATTCTATTACAGTAGGGCTATTATACATGTTTCTCGCGATTCAGTACTGGGGAATACTTCTCATTTCGGTCTCACGATGTGACACGCTTACATGTAGACTTTGACTGGTTGCAATTAATTGAACAAAACACAAGTCTTCAGATCTACATCGATCTACTAGCTGGTGTGTAAGCCAACCGTGGCGTCTGGTACTATTTATATGTCAAATTAGTTTGTCAAGCCTGGTTTATGTGTGTTCATACCAATTAGATGTCCAAAGTGGCATTGCAAAGACGCTGTGGAATCTTGACAAGTCAGCCGTCTATCGACTCTGGTGATAC
This Fusarium poae strain DAOMC 252244 chromosome 3, whole genome shotgun sequence DNA region includes the following protein-coding sequences:
- a CDS encoding hypothetical protein (BUSCO:31934at5125), with amino-acid sequence MNRPGAVPQTLRGMPGGFGGQQQPQQPGRAGTNRLPNGKLGNNNSGWAFGGVPMAGAGPQNAGRQLGGNVSFAQSLTGSQPSTSLDLSEFPSLSNNAQMSNANQSSMWSTAGSRNLGGPIQRNQATPQQGGQDDMFSPTSSRVPGGFRFGNQGNIGQQPQPSSVDDFPPLNQTSNGELGSDRTASLMSSLGFGSQAGPGPSTSNRGNGLLNALSANSRANEVRSPPGIGAPGSSRPQDGKPPGLEEDPRQKSAREDGPTDAASPAAAFNNNPTSLKAKDGQEPHGSEIIDPLAGMPAVDKWGIKGLQTLMHNYPDYHAMVVGMDPSSLGLDISSPELFSTQNYSLFDDSPPRVPLANGKFRLPDCYNVTNVQTIDSKIASFNEETLFWIFYSCTADIKQQMAAVELHSRNWRWHRKMEIWLTKDEHMTPQILSPNHERGFYIVWDPNNWRKDRKEFTLHYGDLDTTLTQA
- a CDS encoding hypothetical protein (TransMembrane:1 (o6-27i)~BUSCO:55325at5125) translates to MSDDQISLPYLLAILAISGLVIRYMFFAAPSPPRPARSPEAFLRSREIAVERIQQMFPQADRRSILWDLQRNGGNIQTTTERILSGRLDTPPVTFQPPPPPGQAATEKPAQPDLITRYNLKSKLDSVSQEDQDTKGKGWSSNKDERQASLQRRRDEMILAARRKMEAKLAAEKSAQGN